DNA from Agathobaculum sp. NTUH-O15-33:
ACGCGCTCCATCAGCTCCTTGGTCATCGGGACGTAGGAGTTGGTGATCAGGCGCTGCTGGTTGATCATGACGGATTCCGGGAAATCCTTGATGTCGGATTCCTTGAAGCCGTACTCATGCAGCGGCTTGAGCGGCAGAACCTTCTCAAGCAGAGCGTTCAGGGTCGGGATAGCGTCCTTGGCGTCGCAGCCCAGAATGCGGCCGACCAGCTTCTTGAAGTTCATCAGTTCGCCTTCCGGCTTGATCTCGTCGTAGATTTCGAGGATCTTGCCGAACAGGGCGTAGTTGGATTCGCCGTGCGGTACGTGGTAGGTGCCGCCGAGCGGGAAGGACATGCCGTGCACGGTGGCGCAGCCGGCCTTCAGGAACGCAACGCCGGCGTACAGCGAAGCGGTAACATACTCGTCAAGGTAGTCGAGGCGGGCGTCGGGGCCCTTTTCGCCGATCTGGCGGAAGCCTTCGAGGATCATCTCCATGGCCTTGACGGAGAACACTTCGCTCGTCATGGTCTTGCGCGAGGGCGACAGGTAGGACTCGGTCGCGTGGATCAGCGCGTCGATCGCGGAGGAAGCGAAGGGCTTGTAGGGCAGGGTCTTGAGCAGGTCGGGAATCAGGCAGACCTTGTTCGGGATGATATCGTCGGATACGAGGCCGAGCTTGGTCTCGCCGCCGGTCAGCACGCCGTCCTTCTCGTCCTTGACGATCGCAACGGAAATGTTGGTGACTTCGGAGCCCGTGCCGCAGGTGGTCGGGATGGCGATAACTTCCTTCTCGTGCTCAACCGGGAAGCGCTTGAAGTACAGGTTATGTACGGAATCCGGGCGCTTGCAGCCGAGCAGCTTGCAAAGGTCCATGATGGCGCCGCCGCCGATGGCGATAACGCGGTCGTAGGACTCGTAGGGGATCGCCTCGTACATGGTCTCGATCATTGCCTCGGAAGGCTCGCCGACACCGAACTTCTCCTGGAACACATAGGTGCAGGAAAGGTTGTACTGCTCCATAAAGGGCTTATAGATAAACTCGTTGGTCAGGACGACGTCCCGCTCGCCGAGAGCGAACTCCTGAGCGAACTCACCAAAATTGGCGAACTTGTAAATGGTCGGGGCGATGATGATCTCTCTCTTGTCCTTCATCAGGGATGCGCTGAAAGAATCCATAGCCATGTTGAACATCTCCATTCATTTAGAATAATTTTTTTTATAAAAGGCCGTGCGGCTTTTTATTTCGTTTTCACGGGGGTTTCCCCTTGCGCTCTTATTGTATCAAAGATGTGCCAAGACTTCAACAGGATTGAACAAAAAAGTCACCAAAATTTAACCACGGTTCACTGTACAATTAGTCAATGAAAGGTCATACTTTCATGCCCGCGTGACTATTCTATCGCATTTTTTGGGATTTGTAAACCGCCGCTTCGGTAAATGTGCCGAAAAGTTTTTAGCGATATTTCCGATGTTTAGCTGTTTTGCGAATACCGTGACAGAAAAGCGCGGGTTCGTTCGTTCTGTGTATTGCCAAAAACGTCCTCCGGCCGGCCCTCCTCCACGATCAGGCCCTCGTCCATAAACACCACGTGGTCGGCCACGTCGCGCGCAAATTCCATTTCGTGGGTCACGATGATCATGGTGGTATGCTGATCGGAGAGCTCGCGGATTACGCGCAGCACCTCGCCGGTCAACTCGGGGTCGAGGGCGGAGGTCGGCTCGTCAAAGCAGAGGATGTCCGGGCTCAGGGCGAGCGCGCGGGCGATCGCCACGCGCTGCTGCTGGCCGCCGGATAGCTGATGCGGGTAGTGCGACATGCGGCCCGACAGGCTCATCTGATCGAGCAAACGAATGGCGTTTTGCTCAATTTCCGCGTGGATTTCCTTTTTGTTTTGCTTATAATCGGGGCGCTCCTGCGCGAGAAGCAGGCTGGCCAGCATCACGTTTTCCAGCGCCGTGTACTGCGGAAACAGGTTGAAGGATTGGAACACCATGCCGAAATGCAAACGTTTTTTGCGAATCGCGGCGTCCGATTGGCCCGCGGGGTCGTTCGCGTCAAACAGCGTTTCGCCGTTTACGATGATCTGGCCCGCGTCCGGCGTTTCCAGAAAGTTCAGGCAGCGCAACAGCGTCGTCTTGCCCGAGCCGCTCGATCCGATGATTGCGAGGGCCTGTCCGCGTTCAAGAGAAAAGCTGATATCCTTTAATACATCGGTCGAGCCAAAGCTTTTGTTGATATTTTTTATTTCTAAAATAGGCATATGGGCCCTCCCTTAGCGGAAATAATCGAGTTTTTTCTCCAACCGGCTGAGCAGCACGGTGAGCACGCCGTTAAAGATCAAATAGTATATCGCGGTGAAGAATAACGGCCATATCGCGCCCGAAATGCCCTGCGAGCCCTTCATAAAGGCCTGTCCGGCCCAGATGATCTCTTGCAGCGCGATGATGCGGGCGAGCGAGGTGTCCTTGACCAGCGTGATGATTTCGTTGGACATGGGCGGCACGATGCGCTTGATCATTTGCAGCAGCGTGATGCGAAAGAAAATCTGGCTTCTGGTCATGCCGAGCACCAGCCCGGCTTCCTGCTGGCCCTTGGGCACGCCCTGAATGCCGCCGCGGTAAATTTCGGAAAAATAACAGGCGTAATTGATGATGAAGGCCACGGAGGAGGCGAAGAAACGGCCGCCCTCGCCGCCGCCCCAGATCGGGTTTTTCAGCACCAGACCGGGGAAGTAATAAATAATCAGCAGCTGGATCATCAGGGGCGTGCCGCGGATGATCCACACGAAAACCTTTGTGAGGTAGCGCAGCGGGCGGAAGCCCGACATGGAGCCGAAGGAGATGATGAGACCCAGCGGGATCGCGCCGAGCAGCGTGATGAAAAACAGCTTGAGCGTTTGCAAAAAACCGATATTCAGCGCATGCGTCACGATGGGCAATTGATCGAGAATCGTTTGCATGGGTTCCTCCTGTCTTGTCGTATTTTTGCGGGACGTGGAAAAAGGGCGCGTTGCAAAATCAGTTGCAGCGCGCCTTTGCTCGTAATTGTCATCCAGAGCGAAGCGTAAGGAGCGCGCGCGGACGCGCGGCCCTTATTGCAACGCTTTCTGTAGTCGATCCGTCTTTACTGCTCGATGAGCATCGCCTGTACGCTGTAGGTCTCGGCGGTTTTCTGGATGCTGCCGTCCGCGTAGCTGGCGGCGAAGAAATCGTTCAGCGCGGCGGCAAGGTCGCTGCCCTTGCGGAAGCCCACGCCGTACTCTTCGCTGTTCAGGCCCACGGTATAAGTAAGGTTGGCATAGCTCGTGCCTTCGCCCACCATCGCGGCGGCCATCAGGGAGTCGATCACGGCGGCGTCCGAGGTGCCGGCGGCAACCTCCATCAGCGCGTCGGCCTGCGCGGTAACGGGCGTGTAGTTGTAGCCCAGCGCGCTGACCTCGGCCTCGCCCGCGGAACCGGATTCCACGGCAAAGTTCAGATCCTTGCAGCTTTCCACGGTCTGGTACTGATCGGCCTTGTCCGCGGGAACGACCACAACCTGCGCGTTGTTGCAGTAGGGCTTGGAGCATTCCATGCTGCTGGTGACTTCGTCCGTCAGCGTCATGCCGTTCCAGACACAGTCGATGGTCTTGCCTTCCAGCTCCATGATCTTATTGTCCCAGTTGATCTCGCTGAACTCTACCTTAACGCCAAGGCTCTCGGCAAAGGCGGTTGCCATGTCGGCGTCAAAACCGATCCAGTTGCCGCTGTCGTCCTTGTAGTCCATCGGCTTAAAGTCGGTGATGCCGACAACGAGCGTGCCCTTGTCTTTAATGTAAGCGAGATCGCTGTCGGCCGCGGTAGTGTCCTCCGGCTGGCCCGCGTCCGGCGCAGTGGCGTCCTCGGCGGGCTTGGAGCCGCAGCCGGCGAGCAGGGTCGCGCACATCGTGCCCGCGAGCAGCAGGCTCAGAAATTTCTTGGTCTTCATAAAGTCCTCCTATTGATGTTTTCCGTAAAAGTCATTTATCATTGTACCACTTTACCGGAGAAAATCAAGCCTTTTCTGCATTTTGACGCTTTTATGCGTCCGGCTCAAGAACCCCCGCGCCGCAGCGCGCGATCAAATGGAAAATTGAAGCGAAGCTTTAATTTGACAAAAAAGCGGGAGCGTGTATCTCGCTTTTTTAACAAACCGGCGGAGAAGTGTGTCCCAAAGGGCGCGCGCCGGAGCCGGAATGCTCGATCGCAAGCGTGGTTGCGATCGAAGGCTGGAGAAAATCAAGCCTTTTCTGCATTTTGACGCTTTTATGCGTCTGTCCGCAAGATATCCGCTTGACCGTGCAGGGGGAGCGAGTATAATAAGTAGCACATGGATTGTTAAATAAAAAACGAGGAGGCTTTTTTGCATGGACTATAAGCAAATGTACCAGAACAAACTGACCACAGCGGCCGAGGCCGCGCGGGTCGTCAAGTCGGGCGATTGGGTCGATTACGGCTGGTGCACGGGTACGCCGGTAGCGCTGGACAAGGCGCTGGCCGCGCGTATGGACGAACTGAGCGATATCAATTTTCACGGCGGTATTTTAATGTGGCAGCCCGAGGTGTTCAAGATCCCGCACGTGGAGGACAAGATCACGTGGAACTCTTGGCACATGGGCGGCATCGAGCGCAAGGCCTGCACGGCGGGCTTCGGCTACTATGCCGCGCTGCGCTATTCCGAGCTGCCGCGCTGGTACCGCGAAAACGTGCGGCATAACGATGTGGTCATGATCCAAGTCGCCCCGATGGACGATCACGGCTATTTCAGCTTTGGCCCGAACGCCTCCCATTTAAAGGCCGTATGCGAAATATCCGATACCGTCATCGTCGAGGTCAACCGGAACATGCCGCGCTGTTTGGGCGGTTTTGAGGAAGCGGTGCACATCACGGATGTCGATATGATCGTCGAGGGCGAAAACCCGCCGATCGCCGAAATGGGCGCGGGCGGCGCGCCGACCGACGTCGACCGCAAGGTGGCCGAGCTGATCGTGGAGGAAATCCCGAACGGCGCGTGCTTGCAGCTGGGTATCGGCGGCATGCCGAATACCGTCGGTTCGATGATCGCCGAATCCGATCTTAAGGATCTGGGCGTACATACCGAGATGTATGTGGACGCGTTTGTGGATATCGCGAAGGCGGGCAAGATCAACGGCTCGCAAAAGTCGATCGACAAGGGCCGTCAGGTGTTCGCCTTCGGCGCGGGCACCAAGAAGCTTTACGACTATGTCAATAACAATCCCCAGTGCATGGCGGCGCCGGTGTCCTATACCAACGATTCGCGCGTCATTTCGCAGATCGATAACTTTATTTCCATCAACAACGCGGTGGACGTCGACCTGTTCGGTCAGGTCAACGCGGAGACCGCGGGCGTCAAGCAGATCTCCGGCGCGGGCGGCCAGCTCGATTTTGTGCTGGGCGCGTACCTGTCCGAGGGCGGCAAGAGCTTTATTTGCTGTTCCTCTACCTTTCAGCAAAAGGACGGTTCGCTGGCCAGCCGTATCCGCCCGACGCTGGCGGACGGCTCGGTCGTCACGGACGCGCGCCCCTGCGTGCACTGGTTCGTCACCGAGTACGGCAAGGTCAATTTAAAGGGCCTGTCCTCCTGGCAGCGCGCCGAAGCGCTCATTTCGGTCGCGCACCCGGATTTCCGCGAGCAGCTCATTCAGGACGCGGAAAAAATGCGCATCTGGAAGCGTTCCAATAAGCGGTAAACTGATTTAATACGAAAGGAGCTGCGACGAAACGAGTTTCGTCGCAGCTCCGGTGTTTTGGAGGCTCACTGTGCTCGCAATATCATGCGCGGCAGTAGCCGCGAGAGAAACTTTGCGCCGCCCTTTTGTGATACAACCCATTTGCCATGGTACCGTACCGGGAGCCAAGGGACTGACGTGGACGGGCGCTCCGCTCGGCCGGACCGGCCTGTTTCACGCGCCCACGTTTGCTGGCGCTTCGTTTTCGGCGGGCTGGGTCAGCCCGCCCTACCCGATAGGCGGGCGGCTCGCCTTTCAGTGTATAATTTGTAGCATGTAGATGGAGGATTACACAAATGGGTATGGCAAAGAAAATCAGAACGGTGCTGTTGGAGCGGGATATGACGATTAAGGAGCTTGCCACAAGGATTGGGACGAATGGAAACAACCTGAGCAATAAGCTGGCACGTGATAATTTTTCTGAAAAAGAGCTTCGCGAGATCGCGGCAGCGTTAGACTGTGATTATGATGGGATTTTTACGCTGAAAGATAGCGGAAAGACGATATAAAGCGATGCGGGGGCTGCGACGAAACGAGTTTCGTCGCAGCCCCCTTATGAATTCCTCCTCTTTTCTTGGCGCTTCGTTTTCGGCAAGCCGCGCGGCCTTTTACACAATACTGGCATTACGAAAAATGCACGAACTGGCGTTTTACAAGGGGCCAAATGCGCGCTAGAATGGAGACAGTAAAAAAACACGAAAAGAGGGTGATTGGTGTGCAATCCCAAAAGACGAAGCGAATCGTGCAGGCGGCGCTGCTCGCGGCGCTTACCACAGTGGCCACCATGGTGATCCGTATCCCGACGCCGACGCTGGGCTACATCCATCTGGGCGACGGCATGGTGCTGCTGTGCGGCATCCTGCTCGGCCCCGGTGTGGGCGCGGCTGCCGCGGGCATCGGTTCCATGCTGGCCGATCTGTTTTCCGGCTATATGGCTTGGGTGCCGGGCACGCTCGCCATCAAGGCGGCCACCGCCTTTGTGGGCGGCCTGCTGTACCATCGTGTGGCGCGGCGCGCGGCCCATACGCCGGTGCGCACGGTGCTCGCCGGTATCCCGGCGGAGGTGCTGATGGTGTTCGGCTACTTTGTGTACGAGATCGGCCTGTCCGTCGTTTCCGGGAGCGGCTTTGCCGCGGCGGCGACGGCGTCGGCAGCGGGTATCCCGTTCAATCTGGTGCAGGGCGCGGCGGGCGTGATTCTATCCGCGGTACTGCTGCCCGTGCTTTCCCACGCCAGCGGCGACATGGCCGAAAGGATCAAAACCTGAGCGCATCACATAACCAAAAGAGCCGGTACGCAGGAATTTCACCTGCGTACCGGCTCTTTTTCAGCTAAAACTTAAATAGATTTGCGGGTCTACCTTCTCATCGTCCACGATGGTTTCAAAGTGTACGTGGGGGCCGGTCGAGTTGCCGGTGTTGCCGGACAGGGCGATCCGGTCGCCCTTGGCCACCACGTCGCCCACGCTGACAAGCAGCTCGGAGTTGTGGCCGTACAGCGTTTTCATGCCGTTGCCGTGGTCAAGAATGATATAGTTGCCGTAGCCGTCGCCCGAGCATTCCGCGAGGATGACCTTGCCGTTGTCCGCCGCGTAAACGGGCGAGCCTTCGGGGGTGGCAAGGTCCACGCCCGAATGCAGGCGGCCCCAGCGCCATTTGAAGGCGGAGGTAAAGGTATAGCTGGTCAGCGGGTAATCGAGCGTGCCCGTGCCGATGCCGACGTTCTTGGTGCCCACCTCGACGATCTCGTTCGTCGCTTGACTCAGTACGGTGCGTTCCAGTATGGTGCGGCCGTGCTCCTGACCGTCCACCGTGGTGATCTCGGCGGTGACGACGGCCTCGCCCTCGTGGCCGGGTTGCAGGGTCGCCTGATAGGTCTGGTCGCGTTCATCGTTTTCGCGGGTGATGGTCTCGTAGGGGATTTGCTCGGTATAGGTGACGTTTCGCGTCGCGGTCACGTCCAGCCGGGGGGAGAGGTACTCGTACAGCTCGCCGAAGTCCGAGGTGTATTCCACCGGCGCGATCACGTTTTGCACATGCACGGCCTGCATGAACTGCGCGCCGTCGTCCGAAGCGGTGGTGTACTTGGCCTTGATGCGGTCAAGCAGCGTCTGCGCGTCCTCCGCCGTGCGGCATACGCCCGCCTGCTCGCCGTCCACGGTAATGACGGCCAGCGTGTCCAGATCGGGCGTGGCCTCCACCAGCGCGGACTTGAGGCCGTCGGATGTAAGGAAACGGCTTTCCGGCGCGCGGGTTTCGGTGCAGTTGATCGAAATAGGAAGGGTGTAGCCGTCGCCCGCGAGTATCTTTGCGTCTGATTCGATCTCGGCAACGGCGGCGGTGAGCTCGTCCGCATTTTCAACCACGCCGAGCGGGCGGCCGTCCACGGAGACCATCGCGCCCGAGCGGGTCAGCATTGCGCCCGGCAGTAAAAAGAACGGCAGGAAAGCGCAGATCGCGCAGGCCGAGCGGCGGCGGCGCAGCGCGCCGAGCAGGCCGCCGATCCGGCGCCATACCGGCAGGCTGCAAATTCGGTCGATCAGCGCGTCCAGCAGCAGCACGGCGCGCATCATCACATACAGCAGGCCGGAAAGCAGGCCGCCTAAAATAGAAAACAGATTTCGCATGTTCGTTCGCACAGAAGAGCCGCTTGGGAAACGCTCTTCCGTGTTCCTCCTTTCAGTATCCAATGTTACAAATTGGTAACAATGGATAGGATAGGAGATTTGCGGAGCGAAGTCATACGAAATCTGTCGAGCAGATCGCGTTTTTTATTTTTCTGGTTTCTTGCCGGTAAAATCGGTGGGGAAAAAGCGCGGATCGAGCGGTTTATTCTGATAATATCTGCTGAGTACCGCGCGCTGGAGCGAAACGGCGAGCGGAACAGCCGCGTCGAACAGGTCAAAGAAGGATTCCGTGCGTTCGACGCCGTTCGACAGCCACGGGCGGTGCTCCATGTTCGCGCAGTCCGCCGCGCCCGGTTCGTTCGGCCGGATCAGCGAGGAGGCGAGCCCCGCCTTGCCGCACATGCGTTCGAGCGCTTGCAGGTGGCCGCGGGCATGGCTGCCGCTGTGCGCCAAGTGGAGCACGCGGCGCATATCGTGCAGCGAGCGATAGA
Protein-coding regions in this window:
- a CDS encoding butyryl-CoA:acetate CoA-transferase → MDYKQMYQNKLTTAAEAARVVKSGDWVDYGWCTGTPVALDKALAARMDELSDINFHGGILMWQPEVFKIPHVEDKITWNSWHMGGIERKACTAGFGYYAALRYSELPRWYRENVRHNDVVMIQVAPMDDHGYFSFGPNASHLKAVCEISDTVIVEVNRNMPRCLGGFEEAVHITDVDMIVEGENPPIAEMGAGGAPTDVDRKVAELIVEEIPNGACLQLGIGGMPNTVGSMIAESDLKDLGVHTEMYVDAFVDIAKAGKINGSQKSIDKGRQVFAFGAGTKKLYDYVNNNPQCMAAPVSYTNDSRVISQIDNFISINNAVDVDLFGQVNAETAGVKQISGAGGQLDFVLGAYLSEGGKSFICCSSTFQQKDGSLASRIRPTLADGSVVTDARPCVHWFVTEYGKVNLKGLSSWQRAEALISVAHPDFREQLIQDAEKMRIWKRSNKR
- a CDS encoding amino acid ABC transporter ATP-binding protein; amino-acid sequence: MPILEIKNINKSFGSTDVLKDISFSLERGQALAIIGSSGSGKTTLLRCLNFLETPDAGQIIVNGETLFDANDPAGQSDAAIRKKRLHFGMVFQSFNLFPQYTALENVMLASLLLAQERPDYKQNKKEIHAEIEQNAIRLLDQMSLSGRMSHYPHQLSGGQQQRVAIARALALSPDILCFDEPTSALDPELTGEVLRVIRELSDQHTTMIIVTHEMEFARDVADHVVFMDEGLIVEEGRPEDVFGNTQNERTRAFLSRYSQNS
- a CDS encoding ECF transporter S component, with the protein product MQSQKTKRIVQAALLAALTTVATMVIRIPTPTLGYIHLGDGMVLLCGILLGPGVGAAAAGIGSMLADLFSGYMAWVPGTLAIKAATAFVGGLLYHRVARRAAHTPVRTVLAGIPAEVLMVFGYFVYEIGLSVVSGSGFAAAATASAAGIPFNLVQGAAGVILSAVLLPVLSHASGDMAERIKT
- a CDS encoding amino acid ABC transporter permease, whose amino-acid sequence is MQTILDQLPIVTHALNIGFLQTLKLFFITLLGAIPLGLIISFGSMSGFRPLRYLTKVFVWIIRGTPLMIQLLIIYYFPGLVLKNPIWGGGEGGRFFASSVAFIINYACYFSEIYRGGIQGVPKGQQEAGLVLGMTRSQIFFRITLLQMIKRIVPPMSNEIITLVKDTSLARIIALQEIIWAGQAFMKGSQGISGAIWPLFFTAIYYLIFNGVLTVLLSRLEKKLDYFR
- a CDS encoding peptidoglycan DD-metalloendopeptidase family protein, translating into MRTNMRNLFSILGGLLSGLLYVMMRAVLLLDALIDRICSLPVWRRIGGLLGALRRRRSACAICAFLPFFLLPGAMLTRSGAMVSVDGRPLGVVENADELTAAVAEIESDAKILAGDGYTLPISINCTETRAPESRFLTSDGLKSALVEATPDLDTLAVITVDGEQAGVCRTAEDAQTLLDRIKAKYTTASDDGAQFMQAVHVQNVIAPVEYTSDFGELYEYLSPRLDVTATRNVTYTEQIPYETITRENDERDQTYQATLQPGHEGEAVVTAEITTVDGQEHGRTILERTVLSQATNEIVEVGTKNVGIGTGTLDYPLTSYTFTSAFKWRWGRLHSGVDLATPEGSPVYAADNGKVILAECSGDGYGNYIILDHGNGMKTLYGHNSELLVSVGDVVAKGDRIALSGNTGNSTGPHVHFETIVDDEKVDPQIYLSFS
- a CDS encoding helix-turn-helix domain-containing protein; this translates as MGMAKKIRTVLLERDMTIKELATRIGTNGNNLSNKLARDNFSEKELREIAAALDCDYDGIFTLKDSGKTI
- a CDS encoding transporter substrate-binding domain-containing protein — protein: MKTKKFLSLLLAGTMCATLLAGCGSKPAEDATAPDAGQPEDTTAADSDLAYIKDKGTLVVGITDFKPMDYKDDSGNWIGFDADMATAFAESLGVKVEFSEINWDNKIMELEGKTIDCVWNGMTLTDEVTSSMECSKPYCNNAQVVVVPADKADQYQTVESCKDLNFAVESGSAGEAEVSALGYNYTPVTAQADALMEVAAGTSDAAVIDSLMAAAMVGEGTSYANLTYTVGLNSEEYGVGFRKGSDLAAALNDFFAASYADGSIQKTAETYSVQAMLIEQ
- a CDS encoding 4-hydroxybutyrate dehydrogenase; protein product: MAMDSFSASLMKDKREIIIAPTIYKFANFGEFAQEFALGERDVVLTNEFIYKPFMEQYNLSCTYVFQEKFGVGEPSEAMIETMYEAIPYESYDRVIAIGGGAIMDLCKLLGCKRPDSVHNLYFKRFPVEHEKEVIAIPTTCGTGSEVTNISVAIVKDEKDGVLTGGETKLGLVSDDIIPNKVCLIPDLLKTLPYKPFASSAIDALIHATESYLSPSRKTMTSEVFSVKAMEMILEGFRQIGEKGPDARLDYLDEYVTASLYAGVAFLKAGCATVHGMSFPLGGTYHVPHGESNYALFGKILEIYDEIKPEGELMNFKKLVGRILGCDAKDAIPTLNALLEKVLPLKPLHEYGFKESDIKDFPESVMINQQRLITNSYVPMTKELMERVYRECF